From Equus przewalskii isolate Varuska chromosome 7, EquPr2, whole genome shotgun sequence, one genomic window encodes:
- the GSC2 gene encoding homeobox protein goosecoid-2 yields the protein MAAAGGAASRRGPGQPCPFSIEHILSSLPERSPPARAARPPQPAGRQSPAESGEREAPEAAPCACCCCCGPRAAPRGPSEAAAGLGARLPWPLRLGPAAPLPLAAPTGGSGALPGAGGPGPQRRTRRHRTIFSEEQLQALEALFVQNQYPDVGTRERLAGRIRLREERVEVWFKNRRAKWRHQKRASASARLLPGPKKPPKESC from the exons ATGGCAGCGGCGGGGGGTGCGGCGAGCCGAAGGGGCCCCGGGCAGCCCTGCCCCTTCTCCATCGAGCACATCCTCTCCAGCCTGCCGGAGCGCAGCCCCCCGGCCcgggccgcccgcccgccgcagCCCGCCGGCCGCCAGAGCCCTGCGGAGTCCGGCGAGCGCGAGGCGCCCGAGGCCGCGCCCTgcgcctgctgctgctgctgcggcccCCGCGCGGCGCCCCGCGGGCCCTCGGAGGCAGCGGCCGGGCTGG GCGCGCGGCTGCCGTGGCCGCTGAGGCTGGGGCCCGCGGCGCCCTTGCCCTTGGCCGCGCCGACCGGAGGCTCGGGGGCGCTGCCCGGCGCGGGCGGCCCGGGCCCGCAGCGGCGCACGCGGCGCCACCGCACCATTTTCAGCGAGGAGCAGCTGCAGGCGCTGGAGGCGCTCTTCGTGCAGAACCAGTACCCCGACGTGGGCACGCGCGAGCGCCTGGCTGGCCGCATCCGCCTGCGCGAGGAGCGCGTGGAG GTCTGGTTCAAGAACCGCCGGGCCAAGTGGCGACACCAGAAGCGCGCGTCAGCGTCCGCGAGGCTCCTGCCCGGACCCAAGAAACCCCCCAAGGAGAGCTGTTGA
- the ESS2 gene encoding splicing factor ESS-2 homolog — protein sequence METPSASARDVLLPVASGSRRKRAAGEARAATSKQRVLDEEEYIEGLQAVIQRDFFPDVEKLQAQKEYLEAEENGDLERMRQIAIKFGSDLGKMSREPPPPYVTPATFETPEVHTGAGVVGTKPRGRGRGLEDGDGEAGEEEEKEPLPSLDVFLSRYTSEDNASFQEIMEVAKEKSRARHAWLYQAEEEFEKRQKDNLALPSAEHQAIGSGQAGVETWKYKAKNSLMYYPEGVPDEEQLFKKPRQVVHKNTRFLRDPFSQALSRSQLQQAAALNAQHKQGKVGPDGKELIPQESPRVGGFGFVATPSPAPGVNESPLMTWGEVENTPLRVEGSETPYVDRTPGPAFKILEPGRRERLGLKMANEAAAKNRAKKQEALRRVTENLASLTPKGLSPAMSPALQRLVSRTASKYTDRALRASYTPSPARPTHLKTPAGGPQTPTSTPAPGSATRTPLSQDPASITDNLLQLPARRKASDFF from the exons ATGGAGACGCCCAGTGCTTCAGCCCGGGATGTGTTGCTCCCGGTCGCGTCCGGGTCCCGGCGGAAGCGCGCGGCCGGGGAGGCCAGGGCTGCGACGAGCAAGCAGCGGGTCCTGGACGAGGAAGAGTACATCGAG GGCCTACAGGCGGTCATCCAGAGGGACTTCTTTCCCGATGTGGAGAAGCTGCAGGCACAGAAGGAGTACTTGGAGGCTGAGGAGAATGGAGACCTGGAACGGATGCGCCAGATTGCCATCAAGTTTGGCTCTGATCTGGGCAAGATGTCCCGAGAGCCCCCACCGCCCT ATGTGACTCCAGCCACGTTTGAAACCCCTGAGGTGCACACAGGCGCTGGAGTGGTGGGCACTAAGCCCCGAGGCCGGGGCCGAGGCCTGGAGGATGGTGACG GAGAGGctggtgaggaggaagagaaggagcccctgcccagcctggaTGTCTTCCTGAGCCGGTACACAAGCGAGGACAACGCCTCCTTCCAGGAGATCATGGAGGTGGCCAAGGAGAAGAGTCGGGCACGCCACGCCTGGCTCTACCAGGCCgaggaggagtttgagaag AGGCAGAAAGATAATCTTGCACTCCCGTCAGCAGAGCACCAAGCCATCGGGAGCGGCCAGGCTGGCGTGGAGACCTGGAAGTACAAGGCCAAGAACTCCCTCATGTACTACCCAGAGG GCGTCCCTGATGAAGAGCAGCTGTTTAAGAAGCCCCGGCAGGTGGTGCATAAGAATACTCGCTTCCTCAGGGACCCCTTCAGCCAGGCCCTGAGCAGGTCCCAGCTGCAGCAGGCTGCTGCCCTCAATGCCCAG CACAAACAGGGCAAGGTGGGCCCCGACGGCAAGGAGCTGATCCCCCAGGAGTCCCCCCGAGTGGGCGGATTTGGATTTGTTGCCACCCCTTCTCCTGCCCCTG GTGTGAACGAGTCCCCACTGATGACCTGGGGGGAGGTCGAGAACACACCCTTAAGAGTCGAAGGATCAGAAACCCCCTACGTAGACAGGACGCCGGGACCAGCCTTCAAG ATCTTGGAGCCAGGCCGCAGGGAGCGGCTAGGGCTGAAGATGGCCAACGAGGCTGCTGCCAAGAACCGGGCCAAGAAGCAGGAGGCCTTGCGGAGAGTGACAGAGAACCTGGCCAG CCTCACGCCCAAAGGCCTGAGCCCGGCCATGTCCCCAGCTCTGCAGCGCCTCGTGAGCAGGACGGCCAGCAAGTACACAGACCGGGCCCTGCGGGCCAGTTACACACCATCCCCAGCACGCCCAACCCACCTCAAGACCCCTGCCGGCGGGCCCCAAACCCCCACAAGCACACcggctcctggctctgccacacgCACCCCCCTCAGCCAGGACCCAGCCTCCATCACAGACAACCTGCTGCAGCTCCCTGCCCGGCGCAAAGCCTCAGACTTCTTCTAG
- the TSSK2 gene encoding testis-specific serine/threonine-protein kinase 2, translating into MDDAAVLRKKGYIVGINLGKGSYAKVKSAYSERLKFNVAVKILDRKKTPTDFVERFLPREMDILATVNHRSIIKTYEIFETSDGRIYIVMELGVQGDLLEFIKCRGALHEDVARKMFRQLSLAVKYCHDLDIVHRDLKCENLLLDKDFNIKLSDFGFSKRCLRDGSGRVILSKTFCGSAAYAAPEVLQGIPYQPKVYDIWSLGVILYIMVCGSMPYDDSDIKKMLRIQKEHRVDFPRSKNLTGECKDLIYRILQPDVNRRLHIDEILSHSWLQPPKPKAMSSASIKREGEGKYRADCKLDTRPGSRPEHRPDHRPDHMLGAKTQHRLLVLPENEDRMEDRPAETSRAKDHHVSGAEAGKAST; encoded by the coding sequence ATGGATGATGCCGCGGTCCTAAGGAAGAAGGGTTACATCGTTGGCATCAACCTTGGCAAGGGCTCCTACGCAAAAGTCAAATCTGCCTACTCGGAGCGCCTCAAGTTCAACGTGGCGGTCAAGATCCTCGACCGCAAAAAAACACCCACCGACTTTGTGGAGAGATTCCTTCCTCGGGAGATGGACATCCTGGCAACCGTCAACCACCGCTCCATCATCAAGACCTACGAGATCTTCGAGACATCAGATGGGCGCATCTACATTGTCATGGAGCTCGGGGTCCAGGGCGACCTCCTCGAGTTCATCAAGTGCCGGGGAGCCCTGCATGAGGACGTGGCACGCAAGATGTTCCGCCAGCTCTCCTTGGCCGTCAAGTACTGCCATGACCTGGACATTGTCCACCGAGACCTCAAGTGTGAGAACCTTCTCCTGGACAAGGACTTCAACATCAAGCTGTCGGACTTTGGCTTCTCCAAGCGCTGCCTGCGGGACGGCAGCGGCCGCGTCATCCTCAGCAAGACCTTCTGTGGGTCGGCAGCGTACGCGGCCCCCGAGGTACTACAGGGCATTCCCTACCAGCCCAAGGTGTACGACATCTGGAGCCTGGGCGTCATCCTCTACATCATGGTGTGCGGCTCCATGCCCTATGACGACTCCGACATCAAGAAGATGCTGCGCATCCAGAAGGAGCACCGCGTGGACTTCCCACGCTCTAAGAACCTGACAGGCGAGTGCAAGGACCTCATCTACCGCATCTTGCAGCCAGATGTCAACCGGCGGCTGCACATTGATGAGATCCTCAGCCACTCGTGGCTGCAGCCCCCCAAGCCCAAAGCCATGTCTTCTGCCTCCAtcaagagggagggggagggcaagtACCGGGCCGACTGCAAACTGGACACCCGGCCAGGCTCGAGGCCTGAGCACCGGCCAGACCATCGGCCCGACCACATGCTGGGGGCCAAAACCCAGCACCGGCTACTGGTGCTGCCCGAGAATGAGGACAGGATGGAGGACAGGCCGGCCGAGACCTCCAGGGCAAAAGACCATCACGTCTCCGGAGCCGAGGCGGGGAAAGCGAGCACCTAG
- the TSSK1B gene encoding testis-specific serine/threonine-protein kinase 1, which produces MDDAAVLKRRGYIMGINLGEGSYAKVKSAYSERLKFNVAVKIIDRKKAPTDFLEKFLPREIEILAMLNHRSIVKTYEIFETSDGKVYIVMELGVQGDLLEFIKTRGALHEDDARNKFHQLSSAIKYCHDLDVVHRDLKCENLLLDKDFNIKLSDFGFSKRCLRDDSGRLTLSKTFCGSAAYAAPEVLQGIPYQPKVYDIWSLGVILYIMVCGSMPYDDSNIKKMLRIQKEHRVNFPRSKHLTGECKDLIYRMLQPDVNRRLHIDEILSHCWVQPKARGLSCAAINKEGESSRGTEPAWTPEPGSDKKSATQLEPQEEALPETKPEEDKLQGQVSRQSETKGLTSEQSSRETEEGAPPQPSETHT; this is translated from the coding sequence ATGGATGATGCTGCCGTCCTCAAGCGACGAGGCTACATCATGGGGATAAATTTGGGAGAGGGCTCATACGCAAAAGTCAAATCCGCTTACTCTGAGCGCCTGAAGTTCAACGTGGCGGTCAAGATCATCGACCGCAAGAAAGCCCCCACGGACTTCTTGGAGAAATTCCTTCCCCGGGAAATTGAGATTCTGGCCATGCTAAACCATCGCTCCATCGTCAAGACCTATGAAATCTTCGAGACATCAGATGGCAAGGTCTACATCGTCATGGAGCTCGGGGTCCAGGGCGACCTCCTTGAGTTCATCAAAACCCGGGGAGCCCTGCATGAAGATGATGCTCGCAATAAGTTCCACCAGCTCTCCTCAGCCATCAAGTACTGCCATGACCTGGATGTCGTCCACCGAGATCTCAAGTGTGAGAACCTTCTCCTGGACAAGGACTTCAACATCAAGCTGTCCGACTTTGGCTTCTCCAAGCGCTGCCTGCGGGACGACAGTGGCCGACTGACACTGAGCAAGACCTTCTGCGGGTCGGCGGCGTACGCGGCCCCCGAGGTACTACAGGGCATTCCCTACCAGCCCAAGGTGTACGACATCTGGAGCCTGGGCGTCATCCTCTACATCATGGTGTGCGGCTCCATGCCCTATGATGACTCCAACATCAAGAAGATGCTGCGCATCCAGAAGGAGCACCGCGTCAACTTCCCACGCTCCAAGCACCTGACAGGCGAGTGCAAGGACCTCATCTACCGCATGCTACAGCCAGACGTCAACCGGCGGCTGCACATCGATGAGATCCTCAGCCACTGCTGGGTACAGCCCAAGGCCCGGGGCCTGTCCTGTGCAGCCATCAACAAGGAGGGCGAGAGTTCCCGGGGCACTGAGCCCGCGTGGACCCCTGAGCCTGGCTCTGACAAGAAGTCCGCCACCCAGCTGGAGCCCCAAGAAGAGGCACTGCCCGAGACAAAACCAGAGGAGGACAAACTGCAAGGGCAGGTGTCAAGGCAGTCGGAGACCAAGGGCCTCACCAGCGAGCAGTCGAGcagggagacagaggaaggggcccCTCCGCAGCCTTCAGAGACGCACACCTAG